In one Staphylococcus lutrae genomic region, the following are encoded:
- a CDS encoding PH domain-containing protein, which produces MNRLKAVIVMYEPQRLHPISYVLSIVDTIKRNFFFIIIFVFFQWDSFDYTKPSNLIWPGFLTIAFVVGFVNRTIEIYRTRYWIENEYFVVTSGLFNLERKELNIQRIQSMDTLQPIVHLLVGGVRLVIKTPSDGVTLDMVTKKQSQWIQQEIEKAKVMQAATDAIDVGDQLNEAASHTHQEVGNSAPKEVIYRMSMKHLLLMGMTSGALFIVLGSFWSLLGSFAEWIPWNKMFSQVEGWIKDVTVLVAVIFVLVLFISYIVGICMTILRYYGFTLTRNGDFLNVRYGLFKVTNLTVPLHKLQAIEEKKSFFRHWLGYTSYRFVITSDMDVDFADDFATGKINVLPFVQRRQGQEMIKTLVSFNTLSTTDIGLPWRGFQRRFWLIGLLLLAVGGVSHYYVSKWVWIPIGVVLIYLIVHSFIATRWSGRTFTDEEAAIRVVSLFGFKTMTFKRDKILGFQQRAHPLMRRGNLSHFHFTIARGSIYENIGMRFEDHSKVENYKKWYIEGGGR; this is translated from the coding sequence TTGAACAGATTAAAGGCGGTGATAGTGATGTATGAGCCACAAAGGTTACATCCAATTTCTTACGTATTAAGTATTGTTGATACAATCAAAAGGAACTTTTTCTTTATTATCATATTTGTCTTTTTTCAATGGGATTCATTTGATTATACAAAGCCTTCAAATTTGATTTGGCCAGGATTTTTAACAATCGCTTTTGTCGTAGGTTTTGTTAATCGGACAATTGAAATTTATCGCACACGCTATTGGATAGAAAATGAGTATTTTGTGGTCACATCGGGGTTGTTTAATTTAGAGCGTAAAGAACTCAATATTCAACGTATTCAGTCTATGGATACGTTACAACCTATCGTTCATCTCCTTGTTGGTGGCGTTAGACTTGTTATTAAAACGCCGAGTGATGGTGTGACATTAGATATGGTGACGAAAAAACAAAGTCAATGGATTCAACAGGAGATAGAAAAGGCAAAAGTGATGCAGGCAGCAACGGATGCAATTGATGTTGGTGATCAACTGAATGAAGCGGCGTCTCATACGCATCAGGAGGTTGGCAATTCTGCACCGAAAGAAGTGATTTATCGAATGTCTATGAAACACCTGTTATTAATGGGGATGACGAGCGGCGCTTTATTTATTGTATTAGGTTCTTTCTGGTCATTATTAGGATCTTTTGCAGAATGGATTCCGTGGAATAAAATGTTTTCTCAGGTTGAAGGTTGGATTAAAGATGTCACTGTTTTAGTAGCTGTCATATTCGTCTTGGTACTGTTTATTTCCTATATTGTGGGAATCTGTATGACGATATTAAGATATTATGGCTTTACATTAACCCGAAATGGTGATTTTTTAAATGTTCGTTACGGTTTGTTCAAAGTGACAAACTTAACAGTACCTCTTCATAAATTACAGGCGATTGAAGAAAAGAAGTCCTTTTTTAGGCATTGGTTAGGCTATACGTCTTATCGGTTTGTAATCACAAGTGATATGGATGTGGATTTTGCAGATGACTTTGCGACGGGTAAAATTAACGTTTTGCCATTTGTTCAGCGGCGTCAAGGTCAAGAGATGATCAAGACGTTGGTGTCATTCAATACGTTGTCGACAACGGATATAGGACTTCCGTGGCGTGGGTTTCAGCGGCGCTTTTGGTTAATCGGTTTATTGTTGTTGGCTGTGGGTGGCGTGAGTCATTATTATGTTAGTAAATGGGTCTGGATTCCGATTGGGGTGGTATTGATATATCTTATTGTTCATAGTTTCATTGCAACACGATGGTCCGGGCGTACGTTTACGGACGAGGAAGCCGCCATACGTGTCGTGTCGCTATTTGGTTTTAAAACAATGACGTTTAAAAGAGATAAAATACTAGGATTTCAACAACGCGCACACCCATTGATGCGACGTGGCAACCTTTCTCATTTTCATTTTACAATTGCAAGAGGTAGCATATACGAAAACATAGGGATGCGGTTTGAAGATCATTCAAAAGTTGAAAATTATAAAAAATGGTATATAGAAGGAGGCGGACGATGA
- a CDS encoding PH domain-containing protein translates to MHSTFQRSPKATYAYLKQVYFLKLLFILAVLSVFTIVWLYFEWPMYGVYFMIGIAVIVVLYCFIHPMLIYHFYHYCVTTHVIEIKKNWWFNKHDVIKIERIQYVERKTGLLMRRHRLSRLICFTAGHNIAFPVLFEEEVQYIESHCLEQIKGGDSDV, encoded by the coding sequence ATGCATAGTACGTTTCAACGAAGTCCAAAAGCAACATATGCATATTTAAAACAAGTGTACTTCCTAAAGTTGTTGTTCATTTTAGCTGTGCTCTCCGTTTTTACCATTGTGTGGCTCTATTTCGAATGGCCGATGTATGGCGTTTATTTTATGATCGGGATTGCGGTGATTGTGGTGCTTTACTGCTTTATTCATCCGATGCTCATTTATCATTTCTATCATTATTGTGTGACAACACATGTGATAGAAATTAAAAAGAATTGGTGGTTTAACAAACATGACGTGATTAAAATTGAACGGATTCAATATGTAGAACGTAAAACTGGGCTTTTGATGAGACGACATCGGCTGAGTCGATTGATTTGTTTTACAGCAGGACATAATATCGCATTTCCAGTCCTTTTTGAAGAAGAAGTACAATACATTGAAAGTCATTGTCTTGAACAGATTAAAGGCGGTGATAGTGATGTATGA
- a CDS encoding ISL3 family transposase: protein MYNDISEMIGIKVSNLKITECLGIQTFKNVQSLFYKGVLTYQPKGCECCGIKNEQHTVIKNGFRSTRVYMGLILERPSYLVLKKQRFYCKACGQTFTAKTPYIEPRCTISNDVKLMVTRKLATVISEKDIANSVLVSPSTVHRYLKDLGEAVKTQPSDILPQHLSFDEFKSTNDVDSSMSFIYCDSITHDIIDILPDRRKFKLEEYFLRFSRKQREGVKSVSIDMYPPYMSLIQSLFPNADIILDRFHIVQAVNREINHSRVKTMNSFKTKEKPKYNKLKRYWKLLLKSPIELDRVHYHSFRLFNTWHSQYSLVQFLLTFDEEFQLTYEAGHHILETLRSNNIEQLEEALQRSKSLNISNGLKRVINTLIKYIPYISNTIQNPHLTNGPIEGINNKIKLIKRVSYGYRNFYNFRNRILIISRLYVSEYKKRTKQQKIAT, encoded by the coding sequence ATGTATAATGATATATCAGAAATGATTGGAATAAAAGTATCAAATTTAAAAATCACTGAATGTTTAGGTATTCAAACCTTCAAGAACGTTCAATCATTGTTTTATAAAGGGGTTTTAACTTATCAACCTAAAGGTTGTGAGTGTTGTGGTATCAAGAATGAGCAACACACAGTTATTAAAAATGGCTTTCGCAGTACAAGAGTGTATATGGGGCTTATTCTTGAAAGGCCTAGTTATCTTGTGTTAAAAAAGCAACGCTTCTATTGTAAAGCTTGTGGTCAAACTTTTACGGCTAAAACACCATATATAGAACCGCGTTGTACAATTTCTAATGACGTAAAACTAATGGTGACGAGAAAGCTCGCCACTGTCATATCTGAAAAAGATATAGCGAATAGTGTTTTAGTTTCACCTTCAACTGTTCATCGGTATTTGAAAGACCTAGGGGAAGCAGTAAAAACACAACCTAGTGATATATTGCCCCAACATTTATCCTTTGATGAATTTAAGTCAACTAATGATGTCGACAGCTCTATGAGCTTTATATACTGTGATAGTATCACGCATGATATTATTGATATCTTGCCAGATCGACGTAAGTTCAAGTTGGAAGAATACTTTTTAAGATTCTCAAGAAAGCAGCGTGAAGGAGTTAAAAGTGTTTCTATTGATATGTATCCACCATACATGTCGCTAATTCAATCATTATTTCCCAATGCAGATATTATCTTAGACCGTTTTCATATTGTTCAAGCGGTTAACCGTGAAATCAATCACAGTCGCGTTAAAACAATGAATAGTTTTAAGACTAAAGAAAAACCCAAGTACAATAAATTAAAACGGTATTGGAAGCTTTTATTAAAATCTCCAATTGAATTAGACAGAGTCCATTATCACTCGTTCAGACTTTTTAATACATGGCATAGTCAGTATAGTTTAGTACAATTCTTGTTAACTTTTGATGAAGAATTCCAATTAACGTATGAAGCAGGACATCATATTCTAGAAACCCTAAGATCAAATAACATTGAACAATTAGAGGAAGCATTACAACGTTCGAAGAGTTTAAATATTTCAAATGGACTCAAACGTGTTATTAACACACTCATAAAATATATACCTTATATTTCAAATACGATTCAAAATCCTCATTTGACCAATGGTCCAATTGAAGGTATTAACAATAAAATAAAGCTTATTAAGCGTGTCTCTTATGGTTATAGAAATTTTTATAACTTTAGAAATAGGATTTTAATTATTTCAAGGTTATACGTAAGTGAATATAAAAAACGTACTAAGCAACAAAAAATTGCCACTTAG
- the cshA gene encoding degradosome RNA helicase CshA, with product MQKFTDLGVSERTAETLEAMGFAEPTPIQKDSIPSALENKDILGQAQTGTGKTGAFGIPLIEKVVGQEGVRALILAPTRELAMQVAEQLREFSRGQKVQVVTVFGGMPIDRQIKSLKRGPQIVVGTPGRVIDHLNRRTLKTHDIETLILDEADEMMNMGFIDDMRYIMDKLPSENRQTMLFSATMPKAIQELVQKFMKSPRIIKTMNNEISDPQIDEYYTIVKELEKFDTFTNFLDVHQPELAIVFGRTKRRVDELTSALLSKGYKAEGLHGDITQAKRLEVLKKFKNDQIDILVATDVAARGLDISGVSHVYNFDIPQDTESYTHRIGRTGRAGKHGIAVTFVNPIEMDYIRQIEQTNRRQMRALRPPHRKEVLKAREEDIKSKVQNWMDAAKEPRVENIAKQLLETYDETELVTALLQELVESNDEVEVQLTFEKPLSRKTSRSPKGNRKGGGNKRHSKPARNHKPTGNKKGNFKHKRETKVKKGRTFADHQK from the coding sequence TTGCAAAAATTTACAGATTTAGGCGTTTCAGAACGTACAGCTGAAACCCTAGAGGCAATGGGATTTGCGGAACCGACACCGATTCAAAAAGACAGTATCCCATCAGCACTCGAAAATAAAGATATACTTGGTCAAGCGCAGACCGGCACAGGAAAAACAGGTGCATTCGGCATTCCATTGATTGAAAAAGTCGTTGGACAAGAAGGCGTACGTGCGTTAATTTTAGCACCTACACGTGAATTAGCGATGCAGGTCGCTGAACAATTGAGAGAATTTAGTCGTGGTCAAAAAGTACAAGTGGTGACAGTATTTGGTGGGATGCCTATCGATCGTCAAATCAAATCATTAAAACGCGGTCCCCAAATTGTCGTAGGTACACCGGGACGTGTGATTGATCACCTTAATCGCCGAACATTAAAAACACATGACATCGAAACGCTTATTTTAGATGAAGCGGATGAAATGATGAACATGGGCTTTATTGATGATATGCGTTATATTATGGACAAACTCCCATCTGAAAATCGTCAAACGATGCTGTTTTCAGCAACGATGCCGAAAGCGATTCAAGAATTAGTACAAAAATTTATGAAGTCGCCTAGAATTATTAAAACGATGAATAATGAAATTTCAGATCCTCAAATTGACGAATATTATACGATTGTCAAAGAACTTGAGAAATTTGATACATTTACAAACTTCTTAGATGTACATCAACCAGAATTAGCCATTGTCTTTGGACGAACAAAACGTCGTGTCGACGAGTTGACAAGTGCACTATTGTCAAAAGGATATAAGGCAGAAGGTCTACATGGTGATATTACACAAGCAAAACGTTTAGAAGTATTGAAAAAATTTAAAAATGATCAAATCGACATTTTAGTTGCGACTGATGTTGCAGCGCGTGGTCTGGATATTTCTGGTGTGAGCCACGTTTATAACTTTGATATCCCACAAGATACGGAAAGTTATACGCACCGTATTGGTCGTACAGGTCGTGCAGGTAAACATGGTATCGCAGTGACATTTGTGAATCCAATAGAGATGGATTACATTCGTCAAATCGAACAAACCAACCGTCGTCAAATGCGTGCATTAAGACCACCGCATCGTAAAGAAGTATTAAAAGCGCGTGAAGAGGATATTAAGAGTAAAGTACAAAACTGGATGGATGCCGCTAAAGAGCCACGCGTTGAAAACATTGCTAAACAACTTTTAGAAACTTATGATGAGACAGAACTTGTGACAGCGTTATTACAAGAGTTGGTAGAATCAAATGACGAAGTGGAAGTACAATTAACATTTGAAAAACCGTTATCACGCAAAACAAGTCGTTCTCCAAAAGGAAACCGTAAAGGTGGCGGCAATAAGCGTCATTCAAAACCGGCACGTAATCATAAGCCTACTGGGAACAAAAAAGGAAACTTCAAACATAAAAGAGAAACGAAAGTGAAAAAGGGCCGTACTTTTGCGGATCATCAAAAGTAA
- a CDS encoding UDP-N-acetylmuramoyl-tripeptide--D-alanyl-D-alanine ligase: MIKITLKQLTEWIACDIDPQYLDVEIHGVTIDSRKIQPGQLFIPFKGENVDGHQYCAQALKDGANATFFQQDAATTPPESGPVIYVKDTLVALQQLAQAYLQYVAPTVIAVTGSNGKTTTKDMLENVLSAQYRVQKTQGNYNNEIGMPLTILELDVNTEVSILEMGMSGFHEIELLTNIARPDFAIITNIGESHMQDLGSRAGIAQAKFEIVSGLKDTGYLIYDGDEPLLQPHVATLDTTHVISVGLGAANDMQCKMIAHDETGMTFTINDEATYTLPILGEHNIRNATIAITVAQLLGLDQAIIQQQLSQLQLTAMRMQKFTTANGAIVINDAYNASPTSMKAAIDTLELMPGDKILVLGDVLELGEHSEQLHTSIGAYLEGKTIDQLYTYGDNAKAIHDKGKRFVREAIHFDTKPDMIRHLTSVVKANHAVLVKASRGMRLEEVVDALVQSEV; this comes from the coding sequence ATGATAAAAATAACGCTTAAACAATTAACAGAATGGATAGCGTGTGACATAGATCCTCAGTATTTAGATGTTGAAATTCATGGTGTAACGATTGATTCACGGAAAATTCAACCGGGACAATTGTTTATTCCGTTCAAAGGCGAAAACGTCGATGGTCATCAATATTGTGCGCAAGCGTTAAAGGATGGGGCAAATGCCACTTTCTTTCAACAGGATGCTGCTACAACGCCTCCCGAATCAGGTCCTGTGATTTATGTGAAAGATACATTGGTTGCCCTTCAACAGTTAGCTCAGGCGTATTTACAATATGTGGCACCAACTGTGATTGCTGTGACAGGTTCTAACGGTAAAACAACAACTAAAGATATGTTAGAAAATGTGTTATCTGCACAATATCGTGTTCAAAAGACACAAGGAAATTATAACAATGAAATCGGGATGCCACTGACGATTTTAGAACTTGATGTGAATACGGAAGTTTCAATTTTAGAAATGGGAATGTCGGGATTTCATGAAATTGAGTTGCTCACAAATATTGCACGACCAGATTTTGCAATTATTACAAATATTGGTGAATCACACATGCAAGATTTGGGATCAAGAGCAGGCATTGCACAAGCAAAATTTGAAATTGTGTCTGGTTTAAAAGACACAGGCTATTTGATTTATGATGGTGATGAACCTTTATTACAACCGCATGTTGCCACATTGGATACGACACATGTAATCAGTGTTGGCTTAGGCGCTGCAAATGACATGCAATGTAAAATGATTGCGCATGATGAAACAGGGATGACGTTTACAATCAATGATGAAGCCACTTATACCCTGCCTATTTTAGGTGAACATAATATACGTAATGCCACAATTGCGATCACTGTGGCACAATTGTTAGGACTCGATCAGGCGATAATCCAACAACAATTGTCACAACTCCAATTGACAGCCATGCGTATGCAAAAATTCACAACAGCCAATGGGGCGATAGTGATTAATGATGCGTATAACGCAAGTCCTACAAGTATGAAAGCAGCGATTGATACGCTTGAATTAATGCCTGGTGATAAAATCTTGGTACTCGGTGATGTCTTGGAATTAGGTGAACATTCTGAGCAACTCCATACAAGTATCGGTGCATATCTTGAAGGCAAAACAATTGACCAATTGTACACTTATGGAGATAATGCGAAAGCAATCCATGATAAAGGGAAGCGCTTTGTTCGTGAAGCCATTCATTTTGATACGAAACCGGACATGATTCGTCACCTCACATCTGTCGTAAAGGCAAATCATGCGGTGTTGGTTAAAGCATCTAGAGGGATGCGTCTAGAAGAAGTTGTTGATGCACTCGTACAATCGGAAGTATAG
- a CDS encoding D-alanine--D-alanine ligase, producing MSKEALCIIYGGKSAEHDVSILTAQNVLNAIDKTRYYVDIIYITNEGQWKKVENITDEIKDVEALRIDQVEAGDISVLLSQSGLGARYDAVFPLLHGPNGEDGTIQGLFEVLDIPYVGNGVLAASSSMDKLVMKQLFAYRGLPQLPYVSFLRSEYDKYRKNIIKLVNDKLEFPVFVKPANLGSSVGISKCDNEAELIQGIEEAFQFDRKLVIEQGIEAREIEVAVLGNDYPETTWPGEVVKDVAFYDYKSKYKDGKVQLAIPADLDQDVQMTLRNMAVEAFKATDCSGLLRADFFVTNDNQIFINETNAMPGFTAYSMYPKLWENMGVSYSELITKLIDLAKARYEDKQKNKHRLD from the coding sequence ATGTCGAAAGAGGCATTATGTATCATTTATGGAGGTAAAAGTGCTGAGCATGACGTATCCATATTAACTGCCCAAAATGTGCTCAATGCAATTGATAAAACGCGATATTATGTAGACATCATTTATATTACCAATGAAGGTCAGTGGAAGAAAGTTGAGAATATTACCGATGAGATCAAGGATGTTGAAGCATTGCGTATCGATCAAGTAGAGGCTGGAGATATTTCAGTTTTGCTGTCACAAAGTGGTTTAGGAGCGCGCTACGATGCAGTGTTTCCGTTATTGCATGGGCCTAATGGAGAAGATGGCACGATTCAAGGTCTATTTGAAGTGTTGGATATCCCATACGTTGGGAATGGTGTGTTAGCGGCATCAAGTTCTATGGATAAACTCGTCATGAAACAATTATTTGCATACAGAGGCTTACCGCAATTACCGTATGTAAGCTTTTTAAGAAGTGAGTATGATAAGTATCGTAAAAACATTATCAAACTTGTAAATGATAAATTAGAGTTTCCAGTTTTCGTAAAACCAGCCAACTTAGGTTCAAGTGTAGGGATTAGTAAATGTGACAATGAAGCAGAGCTCATTCAAGGCATTGAAGAAGCATTTCAATTTGACCGTAAGCTCGTCATTGAACAAGGCATTGAAGCTCGAGAAATCGAAGTGGCCGTGTTAGGCAATGATTACCCAGAAACAACATGGCCGGGAGAAGTCGTTAAAGACGTCGCGTTTTATGATTATAAATCGAAATATAAAGACGGCAAAGTGCAACTTGCTATTCCCGCTGATCTTGATCAAGACGTTCAAATGACATTGCGTAACATGGCAGTAGAAGCATTTAAAGCAACGGACTGTTCTGGATTATTGCGTGCAGACTTTTTTGTAACAAATGATAATCAAATCTTCATTAATGAAACAAATGCGATGCCTGGATTTACAGCGTATAGCATGTATCCTAAGTTATGGGAAAATATGGGTGTTTCTTATTCGGAATTGATTACAAAATTGATTGATCTCGCAAAAGCGCGCTATGAAGATAAGCAAAAAAATAAACACCGACTTGATTAG
- a CDS encoding FtsW/RodA/SpoVE family cell cycle protein, protein MVSSRQQTQKSFLRRLDWPLLSIIFILCLISVVTIHSAMGGGQYSLDFGVRQIFYYILGGIIALIIMLFSPKKIRHYTYVIYIVFIVLLLGLIILPESSITPVINGAKSWYRFGPISIQPSEFMKIVLILVISKVVAQHNRFTFNKSLQTDMMLLLKIAVVSFIPIVLILLQNDLGTTLVFLAIIAGIVIVSGVTWKILAPLFGSAILLGGGIILSIIYKPTLIENVAGIKTYQLGRINSWLDPYTYSTGDGFHLTESLKAIGSGQLIGKGLNNGEVYIPENHTDFIFSVIGEEFGFLGSVVLLGLFLLLLLHFIRMATASDDLFNKSFIIGYVSLLLFHIFQNIGMTIQLLPITGIPLPFISYGGSALWSLMAGIGVILSIHYHTPKKYNDEARTQKRTT, encoded by the coding sequence ATGGTATCTTCACGACAACAAACGCAAAAATCGTTTTTGCGCCGCTTAGATTGGCCACTTCTCAGCATTATATTTATTTTATGTCTCATCAGCGTGGTTACCATTCACTCAGCAATGGGAGGCGGTCAATACAGTCTTGATTTCGGGGTAAGACAAATTTTTTATTACATACTTGGTGGCATCATTGCGTTGATTATCATGTTATTTTCACCTAAAAAAATTCGACACTACACCTATGTGATATATATTGTTTTTATTGTTTTATTATTAGGCCTCATCATCCTACCAGAATCTTCAATTACACCAGTGATTAATGGTGCCAAAAGTTGGTACCGCTTTGGTCCAATTAGCATTCAACCTTCAGAGTTTATGAAAATTGTACTCATACTCGTCATATCGAAAGTCGTGGCACAACACAATCGATTTACATTCAACAAGTCATTACAAACCGATATGATGTTACTATTGAAGATTGCCGTTGTGAGTTTCATCCCAATTGTACTCATTTTATTACAAAATGATTTAGGAACGACACTCGTATTTTTAGCGATTATTGCTGGGATTGTCATCGTAAGTGGTGTGACGTGGAAAATTCTTGCGCCCTTATTCGGTAGCGCCATCTTATTGGGTGGAGGAATTATCCTTTCAATTATTTATAAACCGACCTTAATTGAAAATGTCGCCGGCATTAAAACGTATCAATTAGGTCGTATCAATTCCTGGTTAGACCCGTATACGTACAGCACAGGAGATGGCTTTCACTTAACAGAATCATTAAAGGCCATTGGCTCTGGGCAACTTATTGGAAAAGGGTTGAACAACGGCGAAGTTTATATCCCTGAAAACCATACCGATTTTATTTTTTCGGTTATCGGTGAAGAATTCGGTTTCCTTGGTTCTGTAGTATTATTAGGGTTGTTTTTATTATTACTCCTTCACTTCATCCGAATGGCAACAGCTTCTGACGACTTATTTAATAAATCTTTTATTATTGGTTACGTCAGCCTGTTACTCTTTCATATTTTCCAAAATATAGGGATGACCATTCAACTGTTACCGATTACTGGTATCCCATTGCCATTCATCAGTTACGGAGGTAGTGCGTTGTGGAGTTTAATGGCAGGTATCGGCGTTATCTTGAGCATTCATTATCATACACCGAAAAAGTATAACGATGAAGCACGTACACAAAAACGTACAACATAA
- a CDS encoding LPXTG cell wall anchor domain-containing protein, protein MLKKLVVTGLIVTAATQVYAHDIQAAEKDAADAPKVMVKDEAKKDATPTIHKPTYIYPHLEGEDDAAYLKRMATNPPEGAVPYAVLHKDGSITDANTDPYFDILKVEDPNAMKDLGNTSADDQDKVASDLQFEPPALVGPSVKHIDATGDAKSSGDSKATKSSKASAQDMKKKDVTAQTAQPKADKNMAFTKVTPVKQQDKATKMLPATGESQVNAIGQTALALSMIALGVIAFFTRRRKTNQ, encoded by the coding sequence ATGTTAAAAAAATTAGTGGTTACAGGTTTAATTGTTACAGCGGCGACGCAAGTTTATGCGCATGACATACAAGCGGCGGAAAAGGATGCTGCGGATGCTCCGAAAGTAATGGTTAAGGATGAGGCGAAAAAAGATGCGACACCGACAATTCATAAACCTACGTACATTTATCCGCATTTAGAAGGTGAAGATGATGCTGCATATTTAAAACGTATGGCAACCAATCCACCAGAAGGCGCCGTTCCATACGCTGTGTTGCATAAAGATGGATCGATTACAGATGCGAATACGGATCCATACTTCGATATTTTAAAAGTTGAAGATCCAAATGCGATGAAAGATTTGGGTAATACATCGGCAGATGATCAAGATAAGGTAGCGAGTGATTTACAATTTGAACCGCCAGCATTGGTAGGACCAAGTGTTAAACACATTGATGCTACAGGAGATGCCAAATCTAGTGGTGACTCAAAAGCAACAAAATCTTCAAAAGCGTCAGCACAAGATATGAAGAAAAAAGATGTAACAGCGCAAACTGCACAACCAAAAGCAGATAAAAACATGGCGTTTACAAAAGTAACACCAGTGAAACAGCAAGATAAAGCAACAAAAATGTTGCCGGCAACAGGGGAATCACAAGTGAATGCAATCGGTCAAACAGCACTTGCACTTTCAATGATTGCATTAGGTGTCATCGCGTTCTTCACACGACGACGCAAAACAAATCAATAA
- a CDS encoding trypsin-like serine peptidase has protein sequence MTYSDGKIYSGSGTMIGEDTVLTAAHNVYSSKLGWATEVTVYAGKKGPKYTIGKAKSKKMLTFKKWKDTSDQDYDLAIIKLDSKLGKKTGTLGLTSKVSKNEEIETSGFPGDKSGEVQYKSIGNLKKITDNILYYQLDTFFGQSGSSVRNKQNKIIAVHSFGASDYNGGVRLNALKIDYIKHWMGTPIAHHFGKFVQIDKKDIKLWSNLEFSMSKDTKRIKIGDAYQAKYVYNHPNGQKYYSLYNSENKWIGYINSRSVTFLKVPNAHKYNKNIVINKGKIVVWKNLDFSKKADMKNIKVGKEYTAKYEYYHPNGQKYYSLYDNKDKWMGYINTRSVTVKK, from the coding sequence ATGACATATTCTGATGGTAAGATTTATAGTGGTTCTGGAACGATGATTGGTGAAGATACTGTACTTACTGCAGCACATAATGTTTACTCTTCTAAATTAGGATGGGCTACTGAGGTTACTGTTTATGCAGGTAAAAAGGGACCAAAGTATACAATTGGTAAAGCTAAATCAAAGAAAATGTTAACCTTTAAAAAATGGAAGGATACATCTGATCAAGATTATGATTTAGCAATTATTAAATTAGATTCAAAATTAGGAAAGAAAACTGGAACATTGGGCCTAACATCAAAAGTAAGTAAAAATGAGGAAATTGAAACATCTGGCTTTCCTGGAGATAAATCAGGGGAGGTTCAGTACAAATCCATCGGGAATCTTAAAAAAATAACTGATAATATTTTGTATTATCAGTTAGATACATTTTTTGGACAAAGTGGTAGTAGTGTGCGAAATAAACAAAACAAGATCATTGCCGTTCATTCATTTGGTGCTTCGGATTATAACGGCGGAGTGAGACTTAATGCTTTAAAAATAGATTACATTAAACATTGGATGGGAACGCCTATTGCACATCATTTTGGAAAATTTGTACAAATAGATAAAAAAGATATTAAGCTTTGGTCTAATTTAGAATTTTCAATGAGTAAAGATACTAAAAGAATTAAAATAGGTGATGCATATCAAGCAAAGTATGTATATAATCATCCAAATGGTCAAAAATATTACTCATTATACAATTCTGAAAATAAATGGATTGGATACATTAACAGCAGATCTGTAACTTTTCTTAAAGTTCCAAATGCACACAAATACAATAAGAATATCGTCATTAATAAAGGTAAAATTGTTGTTTGGAAAAATTTAGACTTTAGTAAAAAAGCAGATATGAAAAACATTAAGGTTGGTAAGGAATACACTGCAAAGTACGAGTATTATCACCCAAATGGTCAAAAATATTATTCATTATACGACAATAAGGATAAATGGATGGGTTATATTAATACGCGCTCAGTTACAGTGAAAAAATAA
- a CDS encoding Lmo0850 family protein gives MAKKNDKLQNVVQMLSSLGVKVKKTKPRIDIMRSLPKPNPATEKLKPY, from the coding sequence ATGGCGAAAAAGAATGATAAGCTTCAAAATGTGGTCCAAATGTTATCTTCACTCGGTGTCAAAGTAAAAAAAACGAAGCCCCGAATAGATATCATGCGATCATTACCGAAACCTAACCCTGCAACTGAGAAACTCAAACCTTATTAA